In one window of Halomarina pelagica DNA:
- the ndk gene encoding nucleoside-diphosphate kinase, with amino-acid sequence MTETERTFVMVKPDGVQRGLIGEIVSRFEDRGLKLVGAKFVRIDRDLAERHYGEHEDKPFFDDLVSFITSGPVMAMVWEGKDAVAQVRTMMGETDPAESAPGTVRGDFGLDLGRNVIHGSDTEEGSNEREIDLFFDEDELVDYERSDETWLYE; translated from the coding sequence ATGACGGAGACCGAACGCACCTTCGTGATGGTCAAGCCCGACGGCGTCCAGCGCGGGCTGATCGGCGAGATCGTCTCCCGATTCGAGGACCGCGGGCTGAAGCTCGTCGGCGCGAAGTTCGTGCGGATCGACCGCGACCTCGCCGAGCGCCACTACGGCGAGCACGAGGACAAGCCCTTTTTCGACGACCTCGTCTCCTTCATCACCTCCGGGCCCGTCATGGCGATGGTCTGGGAGGGCAAGGACGCGGTCGCGCAGGTCCGGACGATGATGGGCGAGACCGACCCCGCCGAGTCCGCACCGGGCACCGTCCGCGGCGACTTCGGACTCGACCTCGGTCGGAACGTCATCCACGGTTCGGACACCGAAGAGGGGTCCAACGAGCGCGAGATCGACCTCTTCTTCGACGAGGACGAACTCGTCGACTACGAGCGAAGCGACGAGACCTGGCTGTACGAGTAG
- a CDS encoding 50S ribosomal protein L24e codes for MPRTRTCDFSGEEIEPGTGIMYVRNDGTVLHFKDSKAEKNYFMGREARDLEWTAAGQREHAARQQQTVGSQDEVEEVDEDEVAPEPEAETTDRMSRDTAEEVDRAPDLEVAEDAEDAVSEEEAETADEMADADVETADVETESPAEAREDVEE; via the coding sequence ATGCCCCGGACGCGTACCTGCGATTTCAGCGGCGAGGAGATCGAGCCCGGAACGGGCATCATGTACGTCCGTAACGACGGGACCGTGCTGCACTTCAAGGACTCGAAGGCCGAGAAGAACTACTTCATGGGTCGCGAGGCCCGCGACCTGGAGTGGACCGCCGCGGGACAGCGCGAACACGCCGCCCGCCAGCAGCAGACCGTCGGCTCCCAGGACGAGGTCGAGGAGGTCGACGAGGACGAGGTCGCCCCCGAACCCGAGGCGGAGACGACAGATCGGATGTCACGGGACACCGCCGAGGAGGTCGACCGGGCGCCCGACCTCGAAGTGGCCGAGGACGCAGAGGACGCCGTCAGCGAGGAGGAGGCCGAGACGGCCGACGAGATGGCGGACGCCGACGTCGAGACGGCGGACGTCGAGACCGAGTCGCCCGCAGAGGCGCGGGAGGACGTCGAGGAATGA
- a CDS encoding 30S ribosomal protein S28e, translated as MSAEGNDGATAAEVIEIVGKTGMHGEAMQVKCRIRSGENQGRIIARNVLGPVRVGDVLQLRETAREADSIGGQ; from the coding sequence ATGAGCGCAGAGGGTAACGACGGTGCGACCGCCGCCGAGGTCATCGAGATCGTCGGCAAGACCGGCATGCACGGCGAGGCCATGCAGGTCAAGTGTCGCATCCGATCCGGCGAGAACCAGGGCCGCATCATCGCGCGAAACGTGCTCGGGCCGGTCCGCGTGGGCGACGTCCTCCAGCTGCGCGAGACCGCCCGCGAGGCCGACTCCATCGGAGGTCAGTGA